The bacterium genomic sequence TGCGGCACTCTTGTCGAACAAGTAGCCGCAGCCCGTGCTCAGCAACACCGCACACACCGCCACCGCAATCAATCGCTGCATGTACTGCTCCTTTTCCGCTGGATGGACCAGCTCCCATTACACTAACAGATCCAGACCGGCAGTCAATCTCCCCTCCCTACTCCGCGTACTCGGGGAGAGGGAGGGTAAGGGAGGGAGAGGTGGAGTTATGCAAACCGGACTCATCCAAGTGTACACCGGCAACGGCAAGGGCAAGACCACCGCGGCCCTCGGCCTGGCACTCCGCGCGCGTGCCGTCGGCAAGCGCGTGGCCATCGTCTTTTTTGACAAAGGCGGTGAGCACTACTCCGAGCGCGCGCTCCTCGGCAGCATTGGCGTGGACTGGTTTGGCTACGGCCTGGACCGCATCGATCCGACAACCAACCGCTTCCGCTTTGGCGTTATCGCGGAGGACATCAGCCAGGCAGAGCAGGGGATCGCAAAAGCATTGGAGCTGTTTTCCTTCCGTCATCCCGAGCGAAGCGAAGCGAAGTCGAGGGATCTCGTTCAACAGGTCGAGATTTCTCCACTTCGCTCGAGGACTCACTCCGGTCGAAATGACGCGGGAGGATACGACCTCCTCATCCTCGACGAAATCAACACCACCGTCGCACTCGGCATGCTCCCCGAATCCGCAGTCGAGCACCTCCTTGACGCAAAACCCTCAACAACGGAAATTCTCCTCACCGGCCGAACAGAGGTCTCAAAAGCAGCCACAAACCCACCCGGCCAACCCTGGCCCAACGGCCCCGAGCAACAACGCTGGCTCTCCTACTTCAACCGCGCCGATCTCCTCACCGAAATGCACCTCCACAAGCACTACTTCTACCAAGGCACCCCCGCGCGAGAGGGGATTGATTATTGATGGAAGATTCGTTTCAAGGATGCTCCACAAGGAAAACGACCCCGCGCGGCATGAGCCAGGCAGGGTCGCTTGGGTAGCGGAAGATCGGACGCGTTACGTCCTGATCTTGTGAGCGGTTTCGGTGGCATCCTGGATCACCCGCTGTCGCTGTTCGATGGTCAGGTCGGCCATCGAACGGAAGAGGCCATCCATGAGGGGGAGACAGAGGTACTCACTCAGTGACCGCGTGCCGCTCCACTGCTCGCGGTTCTTGGTGGAGATATCCCAGAGAGGAAGGCGCTCGATCTCGGCGAAACGCTCCACTACGCCGGTGATACCGGTTGACTCGTGCAGAACGCGCATGATGGAACACATGGTCGTCGGCCCCGGAGGAGACACGACATCCCGCAGCCAGATCGTGATCTGGTCCTCCGAAACATCCAGGAACGTCGCCCACTCCTTTCGCATGAACAGTCCGGTTCCGTCGAAAAGGAACGTGAGGAACTCGATGAACCTCCCCGTTCCTCGCTCGCGGAACAAACTCACGTCCTCACCCATGTCGCTTCCTCCTCTTTCGATGTACTGCGACAAATACACGTTATCTCACTTCGTCGTTGCTGTCAATAATCGCTCCCGAGCATCCGCAGTGGTACGCATGAGTACGTCTGCTACGCTATAAGCATGAACGCTCCCATCCAAAAACTCCTCCAACTCCAAGATGGAGACCGCATCCGCATCAATGACAGGGTGTTTGTTATTGAGCGGCGATCGTTCCACCCCGCGCATCCGAAAGATACCTACGATCCGCGAGCGATCACCCGCTACGAACTCGGCGATGACTACGTTCTCGAGTTCGACGGCGATCGTCCTTCATTCTTCCAGATCGTCACGAAACGGCACCTCTTTGGCTTCACAAGTGCGAGGAGCAACGTGGAGGACATCGAGACGATCACCGTGCTGTAGTGTGGCCCCACCTATGCAGTTCAACAAGCTCATTCGGGACAACATCCCGTCCATTGTGCAGCGCCACGGTGGCATCGCGGTCACGCACGTCGCGGGCGATGAGGAGTATCGTATGAAGTTACGGGAGAAGCTCCAGGAGGAGGTGGATGAGTTCCTGGAGTCCGAGAATCCCGAGGAGCTCGCGGACATCATGGAAGTCATCTTTGCACTTGCGGATCACCTTGAGGTTTCACGATCGGCGCTCGAGGAGCTCCGTGCAGCAAAAGGAGCAGAGCGTGGCGCATTCCGCGAGCGCCTCATCTTGGACGAGACACGATGATACCTCCGAAATTCGGAGGTATCATCGCACGACTCGGTGCGCATCTTTGCGCCTTCCTCGATGATCGGTACTGTGAGAGTGAGATGTGCTCATCGCGTCAAGGAACCATCATCGCACTATGGCAGTCATCATCGGTCTCGTCGGAGAGAAGGGGAGCGGGAAGGGGACGTTCGTCCGTGTCCTCGAGGGGGACTTTCCGGAGACGGTCTCGGTGGTGAAGATGCGATTCTCCGATTTGCACCGCGAGACGCTCGCGCTCTGGAACCTGGAAATCACGCGGCACAACATGCAGGAGCTCTCGCGCGTACTCGTGGAGACGTACGGCATGGATGTCATCGCCAACGCCATGCGCGGGAGGATTGAGCACCTCCAGACCGACGTTGTGCTCCTCGATGGGGTGCGGTGGGAGGAGGATCGGAAGCTCATCCGCTCATTTCCAAAAAACATCCTCGTGTACATTACCGCATCACCGGAGGTGCGTTTTGATCGCATCCGTGGCCGTGGCGAAAACGACGATGACCACCAGGCATCGTTCGAAAAGTTCATGCGAGAGGAGCAGGCGCTCTCCGAGCAATCCATCGCCGCAATCGGCGCAACGGCGGACATCACGATTCGCAACGAGGGAACGTTCGAGGAGTTCCGCGATCAGGGACAGCGAGTCATCACGCAAACGCTTAATCTTCGGCGCGCGATCTTCGGCACTCCCGCGCCAGCTTCGGAGGGAGGGATGGAGGTCTGAAGACCTCCGCTACATCAGAAGATCGAAAGGCCGTGCGTGTGGATGATGATCGGTTCGGTGCTCGCGGTCGGTGTCGCTGGCTGCGATACGACAGTCGTCGGAGCCGGTGCCGTCTCAACGCCTCCCTCAAAGCCGCCAGTAAGTGGCTGGCCTGCTGGGTGGAGATCGAGCGCCTCGTTCGAGAGCACGCGCAGGTTGTTCCAGGAGTAGCCGAGCTGCTCGATGACGCGCGGTGAGGCGAACGGTCGGCGTTGGCCCTGCGAGATGACGAACGCCTGCGGGAGGTACTTTGGTGCAGTGACGATTTCGCCATCCGGCATTGTGAGTGGATCGCCCTGCTTCTTCCCCGCGAGCGCGGATGCGAGCATGGGCTTCACCAGTTGTGCGGGGAACCGCGCCTCGCGGATAGCGGGGTGGGGGATCGGTCGCTTCACATCGCCCACGAGCAGATACTCCTGCTTCGTACCAAGGTCTAGCACGAGCTGCCCGCGCGGGCTATCGCTCGCGCCTGCGACCTCCTTGCCCTCGGCGTATGCAGCGAGGTCATCGGGCGTTGCCACCTCAACCTCGTCCGGGTGGAAGCCAAGCTGCCGGAAGACCTCGGCAGAAGCAACGCGCCTCCGCTCACCGTCTACGATGAGCCACCGCATCCCCGCGGCATCCGCGAGGACGCTGTAGTTTGTAAATCGAATCGTCGGACCCTCCTGGTACGCAGCGATATCGTTCGCTTCCGCGGCGATGATCTTCTCCGCGGGAGTGTACGTCGTGAGTACCGCGGGAGACACGAAGCGTTGACGCTTGCTCTGTGCGATCCGCCATACGGTGCCGTCCGGCCCGCGCAGAATCGCGCCATCGGGGTAGCGGCCGGTGCCAAACCACTGGGCGAACAGGCGCGCGAAGTTGTAGTTGCCGCCCGCACCACTCGCGCCACCGCGCCACGGCGTGTAGGAGTACAACGCGGCGGTGGCGTTGTTCTGCGGGGTGATCGTGAAACCATCCGATGTGGTCTTCGTCCTCCCAACGGCCCAGCGCGCAATCGTCTCGCCTTTCATCGTGAGGTCTTCCAGGTACCCCTGGAGCTGGAGTGCCGCACCGCGTACCTGCTTGCCAAATCCCTTGAACCGGCCATTGCATCCGGTGCCGTCCGGACAACCGTACCCCATCGCCCAGTCGTACTGCGACTGCACTGGCGCGCGATCGTCAACGAGTCCCTGCTCCTTCTGGAGCATGACGAGGAGCACCTGCGGATTCACCCGCGCCTCCTGCGACGCGAGCCAGATGATCTCGTGCGGGAACTTCAGCGCACCCGTGGAGTCGGGCTGGAACACGCTCGCGAGGAGCGACCCGCGATCCTGCAACCACCTCCCCACATCTCCAAGCGACATCGTCGCGCTGTTCGTGAGCGTGTGGTCGGAAATGATGTGCTGCTCATCAAAGGAGAACGCCCGCGCGCTGAACGGCGCGAGGAGCACAAAGCAGCAAGCACTGACGATAACCATGGCGGAGGAACGACGCATAGAGTAAGACGGTGACGATCTTCCTTTTACCTTACCACAACAAAAGAAGACCACCCCGAGGGGTGGTCTCTTCGGACAGCAGGGTCACCAGAGCTGCGGCATCGCCCTGCAGAGGTCCATGAGCAGCTTGAGCTGTCCCGCCATCGCCCGCATGACGCGGTCGACGATGGATTCCAGCGGCATCTCCTTCGGATCTTCGCTCTTGTGGATGTACCTCCACATCCACTCGTAAGCAGGACGCTCAGAAAGCATTGCAAGCGCTGCGCTCTCCGCCTGCTCGAACGTGTCGCCGTCCCCAAAAATACCAGAATCCACCCAGAGGTACTGCGTCACTTCCTCCGTCATCGAGCCGGCACTCTGTGATGTTCTCCGTACGGACCGAACATACGGCACCGGCCCGTTGTGAGCGATTTGGATCAACACATGTACCCTGATCCGTTGCTTCGTGTGTGTATCCTGCGCTCCCAAGTGAACCTCCCCATCTTCGTTGTTGGACTTTTGTCACCGCACAGAGCAGCAACATCGTAGTATACACAAAAATCACGGGTTTGTCAATAGAAACCCGTGATTTTCGCTGAGTTGAAACAAGGATTGCTGCGGTATTACACCTCCACCTGAAGTACCTCTCGTGCGGGCCGGAAAACGAAGTGCTCCTCCTCCACGTCCACATGGACCGTGGAGTCCTCGGTGATGTTCCCGTTGATAATCTCAAGGGCGAGGGGATTGAGGATTTCGCTCTCGATGAGTCGCTTGAGCGGGCGCGCACCAAATGCGGGGTCATACCCACGCTTCGCGAGGAGCTCTTTCGCGGCATCTGATACCACGACGGTGATCTTCTTGTCCTGGAGACGCTTCGCGATACGCACGAGCTGGATGTCCACGATGCGCTGGAGGTGCTGCGGTGCGAGCGTGTGGAAGACGATGACATCGTCCACGCGGTTGAGGAACTCCGGCTTGAAGCGCTCGCGGAGACGCTCCTGGAGCTTCTCGCGCATCTGCTCCTCCGGCGGGAGCGTGGATTCCCCATCGGTGAACCCGAGCGTCGCGCCACGTCCGGCCTCCAGGATGAGCTCCGATCCCAGGTTTGAGGTCATGACGATGATCGCGTTCTTGAAGTTCACCTTGCGACCCTTCGCATCTGTGAGGTGACCGTCATCGAGAATTTGGAGGAGGACGTTGAACACGTCCGGGTGGGCCTTCTCGATCTCATCGAACAGCACGACACTGTACGGACGGCGTCGAATCGCCTCCGTGAGCTGTCCACCCTCCTCATAGCCGACGTACCCGGGCGGCGAGCCGACCATCCGCGAGACCGCGTGTTTCTCCATGAACTCGGACATGTCCACGCGCACCATGGCGTCTTCGTCATTGAACATGAAGCCCGCGAGCGCGCGTGCGAGCTCGGTCTTCCCAACACCCGTTGGTCCGAGGAAGATGAACGACCCGATGGGGCGCGTCTGCTCGGCGATGCCCGCGCGTGAACGGCGCACGGCATTCGCCACCGCGCGGATCGCTTCCTCCTGACCCACGACACGGCTCGCGAGCGTCTCCTCCATGCGCGCGAGCTTCTCGGCTTCCTGCTCGAGCATCTTGCGGACAGGGATACCGGTCCACCGCGCAACGACCGCGGCGATGGCCTCCTCGTTCACCTCCTCCTTGAGCACGCGCACGGCGGCCTGGATGTTTGCGAGACGTTGCTCCTGCTCACGGATTTGCCGCTCGAGCTCAGGGATCCTGCCGTAGCGAATCTCCGCCACGCGCTGGAGGTTCCCCTCACGGCTCATGCGGTCCGCCTCGGCGCGCAGCTCGTCAATCGTCGTCTTCGATGCACGCATCTTCGCGATGAGGTCGCGTTCCATGCGCCACCGCTGCTCGAGCTCCTTCGCCTGCTCCTCGAGCTGCTTGAGCTCCCCGTCAATCGCGCTCAGGCGCTCCTTCGCGTCCTTATCCTTCTCCTGCTTGAGTGCCTGCTGCTCGATCTGGAGCTGCATGATCCTCCGCTGGAGCTTGTCGAGTTCCTCCGGCTGGCTCTCGATGGCCATGCGGAGTGCCGATGCGGCCTCGTCCACCAGATCAATCGCCTTATCCGGCAGGAAACGATCCGCAACGTAGCGATGGCTGAGTTCCGCGGCCGCAACGATCGCACTGTCCGTGATGCGGACGCCGTGGTGTACCTCGTACTTCTCCTTGATGCCGCGGAGAATCGCGATCGTGTCCTCCACCGTGGGCTCCGCGACGAGGACGGGTTGGAAGCGTCGCTCGAGTGCCGCGTCTTTCTCAACGTGCTTCTGATACTCCTTGAGCGTCGTCGCGCCGATCGCGTGGAGTTCTCCGCGTGCGAGCATGGGCTTGAGCATGTTCGCCGCGTCAATGGCACCCTCGGCCGCACCCGCACCAACGAGCGTGTGGAGCTCGTCAATGAAGAGGATGATTTTGCCCGCCGACGCGGTAATCTCCTTGAGCACCGCCTTCAGCCGCTCCTCAAACTCGCCACGGAACTTTGTACCCGCAACGAGCGCCCCGAGGTCGAGCGAGATGAGCTCCTTGTCCTTGAGCGATTCCGGCACGTCGCCCTTCGCAACGCGCTGTGCGACACCCTCCGCGATTGCGGTTTTCCCGACACCTGGCTCACCGATGAGGACCGGATTATTTTTTGTGCGACGCGTGAGCACCTGCATGACGCGGCGAATCTCCGAGTCACGGCCAATGACGGGATCGAGCTTGCCGTCCCGCGCCTGCTGCGTGAGGTTCACGCTGTACTTCTCGAGTGCCTGGTACGTGGCCTCCGGTTCCGGCGAGTCCACACGCTGCGTGCCGCGGACATCGGCGAGCACCTTGAGGAGTGCCTCGCGCTCCACATGGAGCTCGGTGAGGAGCGTGCGGATGGGGGAGCGCACCTCGAGCATCGCGAGGAGGAAGTGCTCCGTGGAGATGTATTCGTCCTTGAGCTTGCGCGCTTCCTCCGCGGCGCGATCGAGGACGCCCTTGAGCTCTGGCGTGACGAAAATTTGTCCAACACCTCCGGATGGCGCCATGCGTACCGCCGGCAAGAGATTGAGCTCGCCCTCGATGCGGCGACGCATGTCGCGCACGTCAACATCCAGCCGTTGGAGCACGGCCGTCACCAACCCTTGCTCCTGCGTGAGGAGCGAAACCATGAGGTGGATGACATCCACCTGCTGGTGTCCGCGTTCCGCGGCGATCTGCGACGCACGCTGCAACGCTTCCTGCGCTTTGTACGTGAAGTTCTGCATAGTTCATTCAAATGTGACATCGTCATCACCCCGTTGCCTTGAAGATAGCACGAATGTCAGTGGTTGTCAACAACGATCGAGCTGTTTTTTGTCAAAGGAGAAAAAAGCGGCCATACTGGAGAGAAGAGATGAGACCCATCCATGCCCCTTTCGTCATTTCGAGCGGAGCGGGAGCGGAGTCGAGAAATCTCGTTTAGTAGTAGGATGTTGCCTATACTGTTGGATGAGATTTCTCCACTCGCTCGAGGACTCACTCGGTCGAAATGACGAGGGAGGGAGGTGAGGACTCACTCGGTCGAAATGACGAGGGGTGAGCAAGGTATGAAGCACACCGGAAAGAAAATCAACCGCCGCGTCACACGATTCCGAACTCCGAGCAGGATTCGGGTTCGCCCCGTCCTTCCGCCACCTACGCGCCCGCGCGATAGCCAGTGGGGGAGAACCGGACGCGCGGAGGTCCTTGGGACACCAGTGGATCGGTGCTCCACCGTGGAGTTCAGTATGTTCATCGAGCGTGCGCTCGCGGGAAACCACCTGCGGCGTATCGTCACACTCAATCCAGAGATCGCACTCGCGGGATGGCGGCACCCGCGTTTTGGGAACCTCCTCCACACCGCAGACCTCGTGACGATAGACGGATTTGGCATCGCGTGCGCGCTCTGGTGGAACGGGTACGGTCGGGCACAGCGACTCACGGGCACCGACATGCTCCCGATCCTCTGCGCGTCCATGGAGGAGCGCGGGCTCGCGGTGACGTTCTTGCTCCGCACAGACGGCCTCACGATGCCGGACGTCCTCCGGAAGACCATCGAGCAGCACTGGCCCAAGCTCCGTGCCGCATACGGTACCGTTGATCCTCGCGCATCGCTCGATCCCGCGATGGTGCGCGCAGTGAATGACCAGCAGCCCGCGTGCATCATCATGAACGTCGGCGGCGTGGCACAGGAGGAGTGGATCTGCCGCAACGGAGATGCGTTCCAGAATGCTCGAATCATCGTGGGTACTGGTGGGGCGATTGACTACCTCTGCGGAACCGTACAGAGTCCTCCGCCGCTCATGCGACGACTCGGGTTGGAGTGGCTCTGGCGCGTTGCCCGCCAACCGTGGCGCTTCCGTCGTGTCCTTGATGCCGCGGTCATCTTCCCACTCGTCGTCGTTGCGGAGCGCTTCCAGCGCGTCCGACTCCCGCGCCTCACGGTCCGTTTGCGCACCTCATGATCGCACGTCCTATGGTTCGCACCCGCTACGCCCCCTCACCAACCGGCGAGCTCCACCTCGGAGGCCTCCGCACCGCGCTCTACGCGTACCTCTACGCGAAGCATACGGGTGGCGTGTTCTACCTCCGCATCGAGGACACCGATCAGTCACGCACCGTAGCCGGCAGTGCCGATCGACTCATGGAGCAGCTGCGCGCAGTGGGCATCACCTGGGATGAGGGACCGGATGTCGGCGGGTCATACGGCCCGTACGTTCAATCGCAACGCTTGGAGCACTACCACGATGCTACAGCGCAGCTCCTCAGCGCGGGAAAGGCCTACCGATGCGACTGCTCGGCGGAACGACTCACGGAACTCCGCGAGCAGCTCACGGCGCAAAAACTCCCGCCGATGTACGACGGGAAGTGTCGCACACGCACCGACGTTGCGGAGGAGGGGAGTGTCGTACGCTTCCGCATCCCCGACGATGAAGACCGTGTCGTTGTTTTCGATGGCATCCACGGCGAGATCGCGGTGGCCATGCACACGCTCGACGATTTTGTGCTCCAGAAGGCCGATGGATTCCCCACGTACCACCTCGCGCACGTCGTGGACGATCACCTCATGGAGACGACGCACGTCATTCGCGGCAGCGAGTGGCTCCCGTCACTCCCCAAGCACCACCTCCTCTTCAATGCATTCGACTGGGAGATGCCGGAGTTCGCGCACCTACCGGTGCTCTTGGGTGCAAAGGGGAAACTCTCGAAACGCGACGGCGACACGCACGTCGCGCAGTACCTCCAGTGGTGCCTCCCCGACGCGCTCGTGAACTTCGTTGCGCTCCTCGGATGGAATCCAAGCGGTGAACAGGAGATCTACACACAGGAAGAACTCATCGCGCGTTTCGAGATCACGAAAGTTCACCCCTCTCCCGCGCACGTGAACTTTGAGAAGCTCGAGTGGTTCAACGGGGAGTACATCCGCACCATGGACCCCGCAGCGCTCGCAGACCTCGTCCGCTCGCGCATGGACACGAGCAATGCGACGGCGGATTTCGTCCTCCGTGCGGTGGAGCTCGAGCAACCACGACTCAAGCGGCTCGATGCGTTCCCGCAGTGGTACTTTGCGCCCTATGCGCAGGAGGCAACGCTCGCGTGGAAGGAGCACTCGTTGGAAGGAGCCAAGGAGAACCTCCGGGGCATCGCCGATCTCCTCGACGGGATAGGGGAGTGGCCGCAGACGCCGGAGGCGTTCGAGCAGACAGTGAAGGCGTGGATTGCGGCGAGGGGACTCAAGAATGGCGAGGTGCTCTGGCCCATGCGCGTGGCCCTGTCCGGTAAGCAGGCATCCCCCGGACCATTTGACCTCGCGTGGTTATTTGGCAGAGAGGAGACATTGCGAAGAATCACGTATGCCATTGAACAGGGAACCTAGGTGGTCTGCCTACGGACGTGCAGCTGCCGTGCTCGCCACGGTGGCCTGCATTGTCGTGGGATCGTCGAGTGTCCTCGCTGCGGAGCAGAGCTCCGAGGTGAAAGAAATTTTCGACCTCAACAAGGCGATCGACGCCAAGTCCAACCGCCTTGAGGACATCCAGACACAGATT encodes the following:
- a CDS encoding cob(I)yrinic acid a,c-diamide adenosyltransferase; translation: MQTGLIQVYTGNGKGKTTAALGLALRARAVGKRVAIVFFDKGGEHYSERALLGSIGVDWFGYGLDRIDPTTNRFRFGVIAEDISQAEQGIAKALELFSFRHPERSEAKSRDLVQQVEISPLRSRTHSGRNDAGGYDLLILDEINTTVALGMLPESAVEHLLDAKPSTTEILLTGRTEVSKAATNPPGQPWPNGPEQQRWLSYFNRADLLTEMHLHKHYFYQGTPAREGIDY
- a CDS encoding nucleoside triphosphate pyrophosphohydrolase, encoding MQFNKLIRDNIPSIVQRHGGIAVTHVAGDEEYRMKLREKLQEEVDEFLESENPEELADIMEVIFALADHLEVSRSALEELRAAKGAERGAFRERLILDETR
- a CDS encoding AAA family ATPase, which translates into the protein MAVIIGLVGEKGSGKGTFVRVLEGDFPETVSVVKMRFSDLHRETLALWNLEITRHNMQELSRVLVETYGMDVIANAMRGRIEHLQTDVVLLDGVRWEEDRKLIRSFPKNILVYITASPEVRFDRIRGRGENDDDHQASFEKFMREEQALSEQSIAAIGATADITIRNEGTFEEFRDQGQRVITQTLNLRRAIFGTPAPASEGGMEV
- the clpB gene encoding ATP-dependent chaperone ClpB, with the translated sequence MQNFTYKAQEALQRASQIAAERGHQQVDVIHLMVSLLTQEQGLVTAVLQRLDVDVRDMRRRIEGELNLLPAVRMAPSGGVGQIFVTPELKGVLDRAAEEARKLKDEYISTEHFLLAMLEVRSPIRTLLTELHVEREALLKVLADVRGTQRVDSPEPEATYQALEKYSVNLTQQARDGKLDPVIGRDSEIRRVMQVLTRRTKNNPVLIGEPGVGKTAIAEGVAQRVAKGDVPESLKDKELISLDLGALVAGTKFRGEFEERLKAVLKEITASAGKIILFIDELHTLVGAGAAEGAIDAANMLKPMLARGELHAIGATTLKEYQKHVEKDAALERRFQPVLVAEPTVEDTIAILRGIKEKYEVHHGVRITDSAIVAAAELSHRYVADRFLPDKAIDLVDEAASALRMAIESQPEELDKLQRRIMQLQIEQQALKQEKDKDAKERLSAIDGELKQLEEQAKELEQRWRMERDLIAKMRASKTTIDELRAEADRMSREGNLQRVAEIRYGRIPELERQIREQEQRLANIQAAVRVLKEEVNEEAIAAVVARWTGIPVRKMLEQEAEKLARMEETLASRVVGQEEAIRAVANAVRRSRAGIAEQTRPIGSFIFLGPTGVGKTELARALAGFMFNDEDAMVRVDMSEFMEKHAVSRMVGSPPGYVGYEEGGQLTEAIRRRPYSVVLFDEIEKAHPDVFNVLLQILDDGHLTDAKGRKVNFKNAIIVMTSNLGSELILEAGRGATLGFTDGESTLPPEEQMREKLQERLRERFKPEFLNRVDDVIVFHTLAPQHLQRIVDIQLVRIAKRLQDKKITVVVSDAAKELLAKRGYDPAFGARPLKRLIESEILNPLALEIINGNITEDSTVHVDVEEEHFVFRPAREVLQVEV
- a CDS encoding WecB/TagA/CpsF family glycosyltransferase; this translates as MKHTGKKINRRVTRFRTPSRIRVRPVLPPPTRPRDSQWGRTGRAEVLGTPVDRCSTVEFSMFIERALAGNHLRRIVTLNPEIALAGWRHPRFGNLLHTADLVTIDGFGIACALWWNGYGRAQRLTGTDMLPILCASMEERGLAVTFLLRTDGLTMPDVLRKTIEQHWPKLRAAYGTVDPRASLDPAMVRAVNDQQPACIIMNVGGVAQEEWICRNGDAFQNARIIVGTGGAIDYLCGTVQSPPPLMRRLGLEWLWRVARQPWRFRRVLDAAVIFPLVVVAERFQRVRLPRLTVRLRTS
- the gltX gene encoding glutamate--tRNA ligase, with the protein product MVRTRYAPSPTGELHLGGLRTALYAYLYAKHTGGVFYLRIEDTDQSRTVAGSADRLMEQLRAVGITWDEGPDVGGSYGPYVQSQRLEHYHDATAQLLSAGKAYRCDCSAERLTELREQLTAQKLPPMYDGKCRTRTDVAEEGSVVRFRIPDDEDRVVVFDGIHGEIAVAMHTLDDFVLQKADGFPTYHLAHVVDDHLMETTHVIRGSEWLPSLPKHHLLFNAFDWEMPEFAHLPVLLGAKGKLSKRDGDTHVAQYLQWCLPDALVNFVALLGWNPSGEQEIYTQEELIARFEITKVHPSPAHVNFEKLEWFNGEYIRTMDPAALADLVRSRMDTSNATADFVLRAVELEQPRLKRLDAFPQWYFAPYAQEATLAWKEHSLEGAKENLRGIADLLDGIGEWPQTPEAFEQTVKAWIAARGLKNGEVLWPMRVALSGKQASPGPFDLAWLFGREETLRRITYAIEQGT